One window of Triticum dicoccoides isolate Atlit2015 ecotype Zavitan chromosome 5A, WEW_v2.0, whole genome shotgun sequence genomic DNA carries:
- the LOC119301638 gene encoding AAA-ATPase At4g25835-like, whose translation MKEYWTMLASLMGALAFLQGVLHAVFPAELRAALARLLGRLTRAFSPYCYFDVTETDGMSNNEIYDAVQLYLSSTAAPASGARLSLTRPHNATSFTFGLAASDRVVDAFRGAAVTWEHVVAPRQSPGFSWRPLPEEKRRFTLRIRRGDREKLLPAYLDHILATAQEIRRRSQDRLLYTNARGGAMDSRGLPWDPVPFKHPSTFDTLAMDPDRKASIMADLRDFAAGSSFYERTGRAWKRGYLLYGPPGTGKSSMIAAMANFLGYDVYDLELTEVSSNAELRKLLMKTTSKSIIVIEDIDCSVDLTNRAALPPAPKPRPTLDGAIDQEAGAASGRSITLSGLLNFTDGLWSCCGSERIFVFTTNHIEKLDPALLRSGRMDMHVFMSYCTFPALKILLKNYLCLESGADDGAEVMRGLEEWIEAAEITPADVSEVLIKNRRNGKERAMEELLEALKARAEKRCLDGGKSAAAAAAKDNDEEEEEKRALESPKEGKGPAGKDSCDDGQDEETDAKKQL comes from the coding sequence ATGAAGGAGTACTGGACGATGCTGGCGTCCCTCATGGGCGCGCTGGCGTTCCTGCAAGGGGTGCTGCACGCCGTGTTCCCGGCGGAGCTGCGGGCGGCGCTGGCGCGGCTGCTCGGGCGCCTCACCCGCGCCTTCTCGCCCTACTGCTACTTCGACGTCACGGAGACGGACGGGATGAGCAACAACGAGATCTACGACGCCGTGCAGCTCTACCTCAGCAGCACGGCCGCGCCGGCATCGGGGGCCCGGCTCAGCCTCACGCGCCCGCACAACGCCACCTCCTTCACCTTCGGGCTCGCCGCCAGCGACCGCGTCGTCGAcgccttccgcggcgcggccgtcaCGTGGGAGCACGTGGTGGCGCCGCGCCAGTCCCCCGGCTTCTCCTGGCGCCCGCTCCCCGAGGAGAAGCGCCGGTTCACGCTCCGGATCCGCCGCGGCGACCGGGAGAAGCTGCTGCCGGCCTACCTCGACCACATCCTCGCCACGGCGCAGGAGATCCGCCGCCGGAGCCAGGACCGGCTGCTCTACACCAACGCGCGCGGCGGGGCCATGGACTCGCGCGGCCTCCCCTGGGACCCTGTCCCCTTCAAGCACCCCAGCACGTTCGACACCCTCGCCATGGACCCCGACCGCAAGGCGTCCATCATGGCCGACCTCCGCGACTTCGCCGCCGGCAGCTCGTTCTACGAGCGCACGGGCCGCGCCTGGAAGCGCGGGTACCTCCTGTACGGCCCGCCGGGGACCGGCAAGTCCAGCATGATCGCGGCCATGGCCAACTTCCTCGGGTACGACGTGTACGACCTCGAGCTCACCGAGGTGAGCAGCAACGCCGAGCTGCGGAAGCTGCTGATGAAGACCACGTCCAAGTCCATCATCGTGATCGAGGACATCGACTGCTCCGTCGACCTCACCAACCGGGCGGCCCTGCCCCCGGCGCCGAAGCCGCGGCCAACCCTGGACGGCGCGATCGACCAGGAAGcgggggcggcgtcggggcggtcgATCACGCTCTCCGGCCTGCTCAACTTCACCGACGGGCTGTGGTCATGCTGCGGGTCGGAGCGCATCTTCGTCTTCACCACGAACCACATCGAGAAGCTGGACCCGGCACTGCTCCGGTCCGGCCGGATGGACATGCACGTCTTCATGAGCTACTGCACGTTCCCGGCGCTCAAGATCCTCCTCAAGAACTACCTCTGTCTCGAATCCGGCGCGGACGACGGCGCCGAGGTGATGCGGGGGCTGGAGGAATGGATCGAGGCGGCGGAGATCACGCCGGCGGACGTGAGCGAGGTGCTGATCAAGAACCGGAGGAACGGGAAGGAGAGGGCGATGGAGGAGCTGCTGGAGGCCCTGAAAGCGCGCGCCGAGAAGCGGTGTCTCGACGGCGGCaagtcggcggcagcggcggcggcgaaggacaacgacgaagaggaggaggagaagagggccCTGGAGAGCCCCAAGGAAGGGAAAGGGCCGGCCGGCAAGGACAGCTGCGACGACGGACAGGACGAGGAGACGGATGCCAAGAAACAGCTGTGA